One genomic region from Caldalkalibacillus uzonensis encodes:
- a CDS encoding DMT family transporter encodes MKTETQSYWKIYLLMLFVPLFWGGTFPAAQHVITEIPPITAAAIRFGTAGLILLFISLYRSEWNFKEIKQRWAGLLLMALTGIFAYNTFFFFALNYTSAINGSLIMATTPVFMTLGAVLFLKEPWHLRLGIGLLLSLTGVLLVVTQGSQRTLLSLSFNVGDLLFIMALVSWVVHGLIGKVVMRGTPPLLTTTFTTIVGSVGLFIWSVFEGGWKSVPLMSVQAWLEMMYMIIFATVAAFFLWNKGVHDIGASQASMFMNLVPINASWIAVALYGSTITWKQMIGMLMVITSVFLVAVSTNIHSPEKEPKKLTSA; translated from the coding sequence TTGAAAACGGAGACTCAATCTTACTGGAAAATTTATCTCTTAATGCTATTCGTACCTCTGTTTTGGGGAGGCACTTTTCCAGCTGCTCAACACGTGATTACCGAAATTCCTCCCATTACAGCGGCTGCCATCCGTTTCGGTACAGCAGGGCTTATTTTGTTATTCATCAGTTTGTACAGATCAGAATGGAACTTCAAAGAGATTAAACAGCGATGGGCAGGGTTGTTGCTCATGGCCCTTACCGGTATTTTTGCTTACAATACATTTTTCTTTTTTGCACTAAACTATACATCTGCTATTAATGGTTCGTTGATTATGGCTACCACCCCTGTGTTTATGACCTTGGGTGCAGTCCTGTTTTTAAAAGAACCATGGCATCTGCGTCTGGGTATAGGGCTACTGTTATCGTTGACAGGGGTCCTTCTGGTGGTGACACAAGGTTCACAGCGCACGTTGCTCTCCCTTTCGTTCAATGTTGGTGATCTGCTGTTTATCATGGCTTTGGTAAGCTGGGTTGTCCATGGTTTGATTGGAAAAGTGGTGATGAGGGGTACCCCGCCCTTATTAACAACGACTTTTACCACCATCGTGGGCTCTGTCGGCTTGTTCATATGGTCGGTGTTTGAAGGTGGATGGAAAAGTGTTCCGCTGATGTCCGTTCAGGCTTGGCTGGAAATGATGTATATGATTATATTTGCCACGGTTGCAGCCTTTTTTCTCTGGAATAAAGGAGTACATGACATAGGGGCAAGTCAAGCGAGCATGTTTATGAATCTGGTACCCATTAATGCATCATGGATTGCAGTTGCACTTTACGGTTCAACAATTACCTGGAAGCAGATGATAGGAATGCTGATGGTCATTACCAGCGTATTTTTGGTTGCTGTAAGTACAAATATACACAGCCCGGAGAAAGAACCTAAAAAGCTTACATCGGCGTAG
- the argB gene encoding acetylglutamate kinase, translating to MQYVVIKCGGSVFETLPDSFFKQIANLQKGGSWRPVIVHGGGPAISSLLKVLNIPSSFVNGLRVTTPKVLNTVEMVLSGKLNKQVVRKLKQAGAAAIGLSGVDGDLLEAEPVAEHKKLGLVGQIKQVNADLLHSLMEQGLIPVISPISIDQQGQHYNVNADIAAAAVAATLKAALCFVSDIPGIYVGEGEGSHVLETATKAQLEQLIEEQVITGGMVPKVQAALSALSQHVPEVVILNGKDERALLDFCQGQSVGTKIVMEGAVVHG from the coding sequence GTGCAATATGTGGTGATTAAGTGCGGTGGAAGTGTGTTTGAAACATTGCCTGATTCGTTTTTTAAACAGATAGCCAATCTGCAAAAAGGCGGCTCGTGGCGGCCGGTGATTGTCCATGGCGGAGGACCGGCCATTTCCTCTTTGCTGAAAGTGCTAAACATTCCTTCCTCTTTTGTTAATGGTTTACGTGTAACCACGCCCAAAGTGCTGAACACGGTGGAAATGGTGCTGAGCGGTAAACTGAACAAGCAGGTGGTACGAAAATTGAAACAGGCCGGTGCTGCCGCCATTGGGTTAAGTGGAGTGGATGGTGATCTGCTTGAGGCAGAACCAGTGGCGGAACACAAGAAGCTGGGCTTGGTGGGGCAGATCAAACAAGTCAATGCTGACTTGTTGCACAGCCTGATGGAACAGGGCTTGATTCCTGTCATTTCACCGATCAGCATCGATCAACAGGGCCAGCATTACAATGTTAATGCGGACATAGCTGCGGCGGCGGTGGCCGCAACACTGAAGGCGGCTTTGTGCTTTGTCAGCGATATCCCGGGGATTTATGTTGGAGAGGGAGAAGGCAGCCACGTCCTAGAAACGGCGACAAAAGCACAGCTTGAACAACTGATCGAGGAGCAGGTGATCACCGGTGGGATGGTGCCCAAGGTCCAAGCAGCTCTCTCTGCCCTCTCCCAACACGTTCCGGAAGTGGTGATACTGAACGGCAAAGATGAGCGTGCTTTGCTAGATTTTTGCCAGGGTCAGTCCGTGGGAACCAAAATTGTGATGGAAGGAGCAGTGGTCCATGGTTAA
- a CDS encoding acetylornithine transaminase: MVKPANTAHDSAQSGQRDVQRPLMQVYQRFPLSIVRGEGSYVWDEQGERYLDFTSGLAVCNLGHVPPVIKEAVQNQLDMLWHCSNLYHIPVQEQLAQALADYSCADQVFFCNSGAEANEAAIKLARKYAKQVKKTEKYEIVTFKQSFHGRTLATLTATGQEKVQQDFDPLPAGFRYLPYNDLNALEEVAGEHTCAVLLELVQGEGGVVPANPEWVQALAHLCQEHQLLFMVDEVQTGMGRTGTLFAYEQYGIEPDVITLAKGLGSGFPIGALLAKAHVAQAFTPGSHGSTFGGNPLAASAGLATLTEMLKPSFLPGVQELAQYLSDGLTVLAKSKPAIKEVRGKGLLQGILVAEGQAKAVVDAARDKKVLLLLAGPDVVRILPPLTTSTAEIDHMLNVLEECV, translated from the coding sequence ATGGTTAAGCCAGCAAATACAGCCCATGATTCAGCTCAGTCGGGGCAGCGGGACGTGCAAAGGCCCTTGATGCAGGTTTATCAGCGCTTTCCACTTAGCATTGTCAGGGGAGAAGGCTCCTATGTGTGGGATGAGCAAGGGGAGCGCTATTTGGACTTTACTTCCGGTTTAGCAGTTTGTAATTTGGGCCATGTTCCGCCAGTGATCAAAGAGGCGGTACAAAATCAATTGGACATGTTGTGGCATTGTTCCAATTTATATCATATTCCCGTGCAAGAACAACTGGCCCAAGCTTTGGCGGATTACAGTTGTGCGGACCAGGTTTTTTTCTGCAACAGCGGAGCAGAGGCAAACGAGGCGGCTATTAAGCTGGCACGCAAGTATGCAAAACAGGTCAAGAAGACTGAAAAATACGAGATTGTGACCTTCAAACAATCGTTTCATGGACGTACATTGGCCACCTTAACAGCAACAGGCCAGGAGAAGGTCCAACAGGACTTTGATCCCCTGCCAGCGGGGTTTCGTTATCTTCCTTACAATGATCTTAATGCCCTGGAAGAAGTGGCTGGTGAGCACACCTGTGCCGTCCTGCTGGAACTGGTGCAAGGGGAAGGAGGCGTTGTTCCGGCCAATCCGGAATGGGTTCAGGCCTTAGCGCATTTGTGTCAGGAACACCAGTTGTTGTTCATGGTGGATGAAGTGCAGACCGGCATGGGGCGCACCGGCACTTTGTTTGCCTATGAACAATACGGGATTGAGCCGGACGTGATTACGCTGGCTAAAGGGCTGGGCTCCGGTTTTCCCATTGGTGCTTTGTTGGCCAAAGCCCATGTGGCCCAAGCTTTTACTCCGGGAAGCCACGGCAGCACTTTTGGGGGCAATCCATTGGCTGCCAGTGCAGGGCTTGCCACGTTGACCGAAATGCTCAAGCCTTCTTTCTTGCCCGGTGTACAGGAGTTGGCACAGTATTTAAGTGACGGTTTAACGGTGTTGGCCAAATCGAAGCCAGCGATTAAAGAAGTACGGGGCAAAGGGCTGTTGCAAGGAATTTTAGTGGCAGAAGGACAAGCCAAGGCTGTGGTGGATGCTGCCCGCGACAAAAAGGTCCTACTGCTTTTGGCCGGGCCGGATGTGGTACGGATTTTGCCGCCGTTAACCACATCAACAGCAGAAATAGATCACATGTTAAATGTATTAGAGGAATGTGTGTAG
- a CDS encoding GntR family transcriptional regulator produces MPIPKDYRSPIQMTAKEKAFNQLQRWIIDGTLEPGEKLYDAEIAEALGISRTPVREALQLLEAQGFVKMHRGRETKVTEVSKEDVLKIYPPLATLQALAAEEAVNVIQEKQIEELKDLNKLYEQAIHSGQPYQAMEIDEAFHHLIVDTADNPYISDFIAILQLHSRRFKYIFLKQPSASTSSSIKEHELIIGALEERDKEKAALAMRQNWLRPMNEVYRLVSS; encoded by the coding sequence ATGCCCATTCCTAAAGATTATCGCTCCCCAATTCAGATGACAGCCAAGGAGAAAGCATTTAATCAATTGCAGCGCTGGATCATCGACGGAACACTCGAACCTGGAGAGAAACTGTATGATGCAGAAATAGCTGAGGCTTTAGGAATCAGCCGCACTCCAGTCAGGGAAGCACTACAGCTCCTAGAAGCTCAGGGATTTGTCAAGATGCACAGAGGACGGGAAACAAAGGTTACAGAAGTATCGAAAGAAGATGTTCTTAAAATTTATCCCCCTTTGGCAACCCTTCAAGCTTTAGCTGCAGAGGAAGCCGTTAATGTGATCCAAGAAAAGCAGATTGAAGAATTAAAGGACTTAAATAAATTGTACGAACAGGCTATTCACAGTGGGCAGCCATATCAAGCGATGGAAATAGACGAGGCCTTTCATCACCTCATTGTAGATACAGCAGATAATCCTTATATCTCCGATTTCATAGCTATCCTGCAGTTGCACAGCCGACGCTTTAAATATATTTTTTTAAAACAACCGTCAGCCTCAACCTCAAGCTCGATAAAAGAGCACGAACTGATAATCGGTGCGCTAGAGGAAAGAGATAAGGAGAAGGCTGCCTTGGCCATGAGACAAAATTGGCTCCGGCCGATGAATGAAGTGTACCGCTTGGTTTCGTCCTGA